In a genomic window of Zingiber officinale cultivar Zhangliang chromosome 9B, Zo_v1.1, whole genome shotgun sequence:
- the LOC122023499 gene encoding cytochrome P450 704C1-like: MCLRDIRTESITLPSLDPQSSIFMEFSAGFVSVSVVAAVGFLLLAAVALLASKKRRQDPPVVGTIFHQFLNFQRLHDYHTELARRHKNYRLLSPFGRQLYTSDPAVVEYILRTNFSNYGKGSYNYENTHELFGDGIFAVDGDKWRHQRKLASFNFSTKALRDFSGAIFKNSASKLANTISSLTNSNQMFDIQDLLMKSTMDSTFKIAFGFELNCLDGSSRSGSEFAKAFDASNEWILLRFVNAFWKIMRFLNVGSEAALKKHIKVVDEFVYNVMDIRLKQITDQGNIETEKKDDILSKFLEESKNNPDKIDMQYLRDIILNFVIAGKDTTAGTLAWFFFLICKYPSVQEKIYQEVKRVIEPNECVDFAEFSRNIKDESLNNLHYLHATLTETLRFFPAVPLDNKVCFSDDVLPGGYNVSKGDIVFYQPYAMGRMEYLWGEDAGIFRPERWLDDEGVFQSESPYKFVAFQAGPRICLGKEFAYRLMKIYAAVLVYFFQFKLRDEQKDVHYKTMTTLQIDQGLFLEVLSR, from the exons ATGTGCCTCCGTGATATAAGGACTGAGTCGATCACCCTCCCTTCACTCGATCCTCAATCTTCAATCTTCATGGAGTTCTCAGCAGGTTTTGTCTCTGTCTCTGTTGTAGCGGCAGTTGGGTTTCTGCTGCTCGCTGCCGTTGCCTTGCTCGCCAGCAAGAAGAGGCGACAAGATCCTCCGGTGGTGGGCACCATCTTCCACCAATTTCTCAACTTCCAAAGGCTGCACGACTACCACACGGAGCTGGCTCGCCGTCACAAGAACTACCGTTTGCTCTCGCCCTTCGGCCGGCAGCTCTACACCTCCGACCCTGCCGTCGTCGAGTACATACTTAGAACCAACTTCAGCAATTACGGCAAG GGATCATATAATTATGAAAACACACATGAGCTGTTTGGAGATGGCATCTTTGCAGTAGATGGTGATAAGTGGCGCCACCAACGAAAGCTTGCAAGCTTCAATTTCTCCACCAAAGCCTTGAGAGATTTTAGTGGtgctattttcaaaaatagtgcaTCCAAGCTCGCAAATACTATCTCTTCCCTCACCAACTCTAACCAAATGTTCGATATACAA GATCTCTTGATGAAATCCACCATGGATTCCACATTCAAAATCGCGTTCGGGTTCGAGTTGAATTGCTTGGATGGTTCGAGTCGCAGCGGAAGTGAGTTCGCCAAGGCATTTGATGCGTCAAACGAGTGGATCCTGCTAAGGTTTGTAAATGCCTTTTGGAAGATCATGAGGTTTCTGAATGTTGGATCTGAAGCAGCTCTCAAGAAACATATAAAAGTTGTCGATGAATTTGTATACAACGTGATGGACATTAGGCTCAAACAAATCACAGACCAAGGAAATATTGAGACA GAAAAGAAAGATgatattctttcaaaattcttAGAGGAGAGCAAGAACAATCCAGATAAGATCGATATGCAATATCTGAGGGATATAATTCTGAACTTTGTCATTGCTGGAAAAGATACTACAGCAGGCACACTCGCATggttcttcttcttgatctgcaAGTACCCCTCCGTGCAGGAGAAGATATATCAGGAAGTAAAGCGAGTAATCGAACCAAATGAATGCGTAGACTTTGCAGAGTTTTCGCGAAACATAAAAGATGAGTCCCTCAACAATCTTCACTATCTCCATGCTACCCTCACCGAGACACTGAGGTTCTTCCCTGCAGTTCCTTTA GACAACAAGGTTTGCTTTTCAGATGACGTTCTGCCAGGAGGCTACAATGTGAGCAAAGGCGACATAGTGTTCTACCAGCCATACGCAATGGGTAGAATGGAATATTTGTGGGGTGAGGATGCAGGGATTTTTCGACCGGAAAGATGGCTGGATGATGAAGGGGTCTTCCAGTCTGAAAGTCCCTACAAGTTTGTAGCTTTTCAA GCTGGTCCAAGAATCTGCTTGGGTAAAGAATTTGCCTACAGACTAATGAAGATATACGCAGCAGTTCTTGTATACTTCTTCCAGTTCAAGCTTCGTGATGAGCAGAAGGATGTCCATTATAAGACCATGACAACGCTTCAAATTGACCAAGGGCTCTTCCTTGAAGTGCTCTCTAGATAA